Proteins from one Aspergillus nidulans FGSC A4 chromosome VIII genomic window:
- the rat1 gene encoding ssRNA exonuclease RAT1 (transcript_id=CADANIAT00001962), which produces MGVPALFRWLSKKYPKIISSVIEELPQEVNGEEIPVDITGPNPNGEEMDNLYLDMNGIVHPCTHPEGKPPPANEQEMMIEIFKYTDRVVNMVRPRKLLMIAVDGVAPRAKMNQQRARRFRSAQEAREQDEKKQEFQRMLAKQNGDKEQMLQEEVIQKTWDSNVITPGTPFMDILAASLRYWIAYKLNTDPAWEKLKIIISDATVPGEGEHKIMEFIRSQRASPEHDPNARHVIYGLDADLIMLGLATHEPHFRVLREDVFFQESKQRTCHLCGQPGHKAEECRGQAKEKNGEFDEKGKGATLKPFIWLHVSILREYLAAELYVPHQPFPFDLERALDDWVFMCFFVGNDFLPHLPSLDIREDGIDTLIAIWRDNIPLMGGYLTQDGRVDLKKAQLILQGLAKQEDAIFRRRRQAEERKLANEKRRKQEEKARNEERARKRRRSSPSYDAIESPTHAKPRSAGAAAAPPAGLELITPARGELARQTRELTHSMVVNRGNVYRANMANKSAAAVLKSKLLGGQDGQPSDDGESTAESDAQLDAAGPVLGKRKADEAEVGQLGTETPDKPEPAKADELPPDTVRLWEEGYADRYYEQKFGVDPQDKEFRHKVARAYAEGLAWVLLYYFQGCPSWTWYYPYHYAPFAADFVDIGDMELSFEKGTPFKPYEQLMGVLPASSNHAIPKVFHSLMTEPDSEIIDFYPEDFPVDLNGKKFAWQGVVLLPFIDEKRLLAAMSKKYPLLTEDEKARNTVGRDVLLLSESHPLYQDLVSNFYSKKQGAPKYKLNMRVSDGLAGKVEKNEAYIPHSSLVSSLEEYGMPSLEDDRSIMVNYEIPKSTNIHKSMLLRGVKFGPPALDNADIQATKSRAQHSGRSYGGAPFRGGRGGRMNYAGDRQSHGNDRPNPFAAHLDPKFMPGANPGAPMGMPSGWVPPSGNFSRGPPPPPRGGTSYGYGSQQYGSYGGYGQQQSYQQSSHSQSDYYGRGPPAPYNNGPADYYSGRPSGYGPQESRGGGYNRGGYRGGRDTYSSSGHGGYGRY; this is translated from the exons ATGGGTGTTCCGGCTTTGTTCAGATGGCTCTCCAAGAAATATCCGAAGATTATCTCCTCGGTAATCGAGGAACTGCCTCAGGAGGTCAATGGAGAAGAAATTCCGGTTGACATCACCGGCCCAAATCCAAatggcgaagagatggataATCTGTATCTCGATATGAACGGCATTGTCCATCCGTGTACACATCCAGAGGGCAAGCCGCCACCCGCCAatgagcaggagatgatgatcgaGATTTTTAAATACACAGATCGGGTCGTGAATATGGTCCGCCCTCGGAAGCTCCTGATGATTGCCGTCG ATGGTGTTGCCCCCCGCGCAAAGATGAACCAACAGCGAGCACGTCGATTCAGGTCCGCTCAAGAAGCTAGAGAACAAGACGAGAAGAAACAGGAGTTCCAGAGAATGCTTGCGAAACAGAACGGGGACAAAGAACAAATGCTCCAGGAAGAAGTCATCCAGAAGACATGGGACAGCAACGTTATCACTCCCGGAACACCGTTCATGGACATCCTTGCAGCGTCCCTGCGGTACTGGATAGCTTACAAGCTCAACACTGATCCTGCCTGGGAAAAG TTGAAAATCATCATCTCCGATGCCACAGTGCCCGGTGAAGGTGAACATAAGATCATGGAATTCATCCGCTCGCAGCGCGCTTCGCCTGAACATGACCCAAATGCTCGTCATGTTATTTACGGATTG GACGCAGACTTAATTATGTTAGGTCTGGCTACTCACGAGCCCCACTTTAGAGTGTTGCGAGAGGATGTGTTCTTCCAGGAATCCAAACAGCGGACATGTCATCTCTGCGGTCAGCCTGGCCATAAAGCGGAGGAGTGCAGAGGTCAAGCCAAAGAGAAGAACGGAGAGTTCGacgaaaaaggaaaaggtgcaACACTCAAGCCGTTTATCTGGCTCCATGTTTCAATCCTTCGAGAATATCTTGCGGCGGAACTTTACGTCCCGCACCAACCGTTCCCGTTTGATCTTGAGAGGGCGCTAGATGACTGGGTTTTCATGTGTTTTTTTGTAGGAAACGATTTCCTCCCGCACTTGCCGTCTTTGGACATTCGTGAGGATGGTATCGACACTTTGATTGCAATCTGGCGTGATAACATCCCCCTAATGGGTGGATATCTGACTCAGGATGGGCGCGTGGACCTAAAGAAAGCTCAGCTTATTCTCCAAGGTCTCGCTAAGCAAGAAGATGCTATCTTTCGCCGTCGTAGGCAGgcagaagagaggaagcTTGCCAACGAGAAGAGAcgcaagcaagaagaaaaggcacgCAATGAGGAGCGCgccaggaaaagaaggcgaagctCTCCCTCTTACGATGCGATTGAATCACCCACTCATGCTAAGCCGCGCAGTgctggtgcagctgcagcgccgCCAGCTGGCCTTGAGCTGATCACCCCTGCCAGAGGTGAACTGGCCCGTCAGACCCGAGAGCTGACTCATAGTATGGTGGTCAATCGCGGCAACGTCTATCGGGCCAATATGGCTAACAAGAGCGCGGCCGCTGTCTTGAAAAGCAAACTACTGGGAGGGCAGGATGGCCAGCCCTCTGACGATGGAGAGTCAACCGCTGAGTCGGACGCACAACTTGACGCTGCAGGACCTGTTCTCGGCAAACGAAAGGCAGATGAGGCAGAGGTCGGACAGCTCGGTACTGAGACACCAGACAAGCCGGAACCCGCGAAGGCGGATGAGCTGCCGCCAGACACAGTCCGTCTGTGGGAAGAAGGATACGCAGACCGATATTATGAACAAAAGTTTGGCGTTGACCCACAGGACAAGGAGTTCCGTCACAAGGTTGCGAGGGCGTACGCCGAAGGCCTCGCTTGGGTTCTGTTATATTATTTCCAAGGGTGCCCGTCCTGGACTTGGTACTACCCGTACCATTACGCGCCTTTCGCTGCAGACTTTGTGGATATTGGTGACATGGAGTTATCGTTTGAGAAAGGTACTCCATTTAAGCCTTACGAGCAGCTTATGGGCGTTCTCCCTGCGTCCTCGAATCATGCTATACCAAAGGTGTTCCACTCATTAATGACCGAGCCCGATAGCGAGATTATCGACTTCTACCCCGAGGATTTCCCGGTCGACCTGAACGGCAAGAAGTTTGCCTGGCAAGGTGTGGTCTTGCTGCCCTTCATTGACGAAAAGCGACTTCTGGCTGCCATGTCCAAGAAATATCCCCTTTTAACTGAGGATGAAAAAGCTCGCAACACCGTGGGTCGGGATGTGCTGCTATTATCAGAAAGCCACCCGCTTTATCAAGATCTCGTCTCAAATTTCTACTCTAAGAAGCAAGGCGCTCCAAAGTACAAACTCAACATGCGGGTGAGCGATGGACTTGCAGGCAAGGTTGAAAAGAACGAGGCGTACATTCCGCACAGCTCCCTCGTGTCATCTCTGGAGGAGTATGGTATGCCATCATTGGAGGATGACCGTTCGATAAT GGTCAATTACGAGATACCGAAATCCACCAACATTCATAAGTCCATGCTTCTACGGGGAGTGAAATTCGGTCCTCCAGCCTTGGACAATGCAGATATCCAGGCTACTAAATCTAGAGCCCAGCACTCCGGACGCTCGTACGGCGGAGCGCCTTTCCGtggcggacgaggaggacgtaTGAATTATGCCGGTGACAGACAAAGCCATGGCAACGATAGACCAAACCCGTTTGCGGCACACCTTGATCCCAAGTTTATGCCTGGAGCCAACCCCGGGGCTCCGATGGGGATGCCCTCTGGTTGGGTTCCTCCCTCTGGCAATTTTTCGCGGgggccgccgcctcctccccgtGGAGGAACATCCTATGGATACGGCTCGCAGCAATATGGTTCTTATGGTGGGTATGGACAGCAGCAAAGCTATCAACAATCAAGCCACAGTCAAAGCGACTATTATGGTCGGGGTCCGCCAGCGCCCTACAACAATGGCCCGGCTGATTACTACAGTGGGCGCCCATCAGGCTATGGGCCGCAAGAATCTCGAGGCGGAGGCTACAACCGTGGCGGTTACAGAGGCGGCCGAGACACTTATTCCTCAAGTGGCCATGGCGGATACGGCCGATACTAG
- a CDS encoding protein usoA (transcript_id=CADANIAT00001963) → MFRILESQAPAKQTATDTINILTNRLQSATLLEDRRAAIQGLRSFAKIYPASVASGALRPLISSLRNDREDVDTIKVVLETLLMLFSPDESSPEASDEIALWLSDEFTQISSARPERTQECILTAPLGIPRLVSTLGDAREPVRNESEGGLVHGSEVIGDCLSLLANLLRLNIPNQSYFRETGCIQRLAKLLADVNREQDADEPIPQWALAQRDKNVWGLLVIIQLFLVKGGVNTPANQMAFWNSGVVEQVLSTAFGQKFSVNVTAKALSTCADLIRGNQPLQERFGDVEVFWGAGQASDGVNGNNAAKPLPRINVIEALLKLSLEPAPIQLLDARLAACDCVKAFFTNHTGIRVHVLGRAINGHVSGQDEIPNILTVLLTPPELRGNADPYQTWMASVLMFHLLFENSEAKSVAMGVTEGDAENGEEVITCIQTIAGNLITGIQRGDDERISLGYLMLLCGWLFEDPDAVNDFLGEGSSIQTLLQETKHRGAANVLVPGLCTILLGIIYEFSSKDSPIPRKTLHKLLLEQLGREQYIDKITRLRESPLVRDFEVLPQTIGANYEGGLPDIFFDRVFVEFLKDNFSRLTRAIDCEPEIEISVITNGIERGVSRELVDSLKSEVEERNQLVQKLESELVSLRHKLDLELAEHRKSRDSSSLEVAKLKQSYDALQKHHEQELKSLDEQHKQAKNELLKLHGEQLRAIDAQLRETSYENERKNAKFKERHESEVASLQRRIQLLESELAHVRELYTNETRELTARIDALKSEADRSREQHAAEVANLNNAVQDVQSKADKAEQYESEIAELHSKLKNLNSEADQSSKRHAAEIAGLNCAVQDAEKKAEKAEQYRSEVVKLESELETLRSEVESTKEQRANEVSDLHKKIQGLQSELDSARKQHESEVVKLESANETVRAELNTVKEQSTQDLEAVREDYSSKCSALENRAQQAESEVERLEAEARKAAHALEEAQKALEKALQETKEKEEARQSVQSELEDLLIVFGDLEAKRNEDKKRLKELGEEVSEDEDDEGDDEGDEEHG, encoded by the exons ATGTTTCGAATCCTCGAATCACAGGCACCCGCCAAACAAACGGCGACGGACACGATCAACATCTTAACGAATAGGCTGCAGAGCGCCACGTTACTAGAGGACCGGAGAGCAGCTATACAAGGACTAAGGAGCTTTGCGAAGATATATCCTGCGTCTGTCGCGTCGGGTGCTCTCCGACCGCTTATTAGCAGCCTCCGAAATGACCGGGAGGATGTCGACACTATCAAGGTCGTCCTGGAGaccttgttgatgctgttcTCGCCCGATGAAAGCAGT CCTGAGGCTTCTGACGAGATAGCTCTTTGGTTATCTGATGAATTCACCCAG ATTTCGAGCGCCCGACCCGAGAGAACGCAGGAATGTATCCTAACAGCGCCATTGGGCATTCCTAGGCTAGTGAGCACATTGGGAGATGCGCGGGAGCCGGTACGAAATG AATCAGAAGGTGGTTTGGTACACGGGTCAGAGGTCATTGGCGACTGCCTCTCACTACTCGCCAACCTGCTAAGGCTCAACATTCCTAATCAGTCGTACTTTCGGGAAACGGGTTGTATACAGAGACTGGCCAAGCTGCTTGCTGATGTTAACCGGGAGCAGGATGCAGATGAGCCTATACCACAGTGGGCGCTTGCCCAACGGGACAAGAACGTCTGGGGTCTACTGGTGATAATCCAGCTTTTCTTGGTGAAAGGTGGTGTCAATACCCCTGCTAACCAGATGGCTTTTTGGAATAGCGGTGTGGTTGAACAGGTCTTGAGCACGGCTTTTGGCCAGAAATTTAGTGTTAATGTCACAGCTAAG GCCTTATCAACCTGTGCCGATTTAATTCGCGGCAACCAACCACTGCAAGAGCGCTTTGGAGACGTTGAAGTCTTCTGGGGTGCCGGGCAAGCAAGTGATGGTGTGAACGGCAACAATGCTGCAAAGCCACTTCCTCGAATCAACGTTATCGAAGCATTGCTTAAACTTTCACTCGAACCTGCCCCaatccagcttcttgatgcGCGCCTTGCAGCTTGTGATTGTGTTAAGGCTTTTTTCACCAACCATACAGGCATTCGCGTTCATGTACTAGGGAGGGCAATAAACGGGCATGTTAGCGGTCAAGACGAGATACCTAACATACTGACTGTGCTGCTTACGCCCCCAGAACTACGAGGGAACGCTGACCCCTATCAAACCTGGATGGCATCCGTTTTGATGTTTCACTTGCTGTTTGAAAACAGTGAAGCAAAGTCGGTCGCTATGGGAGTGACAGAAGGCGACGCTGAAAATGGCGAAGAGGTCATAACTTGCATCCAAACAATTGCCGGAAACCTCATCACGGGTATACAGCGTGGAGACGACGAGAGGATATCCCTAGGCTATTTGATGCTGCTTTGCGGCTGGCTGTTCGAAGATCCTGACGCCGTGAATGACTTTCTCGGGGAGGGTAGCAGTATCCAAACCCTGTTGCAAGAGACCAAACACAGGGGGGCCGCCAACGTGCTCGTGCCTGGTCTTTGCACCATTTTACTGGGGATCATCTACGAGTTCTCTTCTAAAGACTCGCCTATTCCACGCAAGACTTTGCACAAGCTATTGCTGGAACAGCTAGGGCGAGAGCAGTACATCGACAAAATTACACGACTTAGGGAGTCTCCTTTGGTTCGAGATTTCGAGGTCTTGCCGCAAACTATAGGAGCAAACTATGAGGGAGGACTTCCCGATATCTTCTTTGACAGGGTATTTGTTGAATTTCTTAAAGATAACTTCAGTCGCTTGACGCGGGCGATTGATTGTGAGCCAGAAATCGAAATTTCCGTGATTACAAACGGGATTGAACGTGGTGTTTCGCGTGAACTGGTCGACTCTCTCAAATctgaggttgaagaaagaaaccAACTCGTTCAAAAACTTGAGTCGGAGCTTGTCTCTCTAAGGCATAAGCTCGATCTTGAGCTGGCCGAGCATCGAAAGTCCAGAGACTCAAGTAGCTTAGAGGTTGCGAAACTAAAACAGAGTTACGACGCACTTCAGAAACACCATGAGCAGGAATTAAAGTCTTTGGATGAGCAGCACAAACAAGCGAAGAACGAGTTATTAAAGCTACATGGAGAGCAACTCCGAGCCATCGATGCTCAACTGCGAGAGACATCTTATGAAAATGAAAGAAAAAATGCTAAATTCAAAGAAAGGCACGAGAGTGAAGTGGCTAGCCTTCAAAGGAGAATCCAATTATTGGAGTCAGAATTAGCGCATGTCAGAGAACTGTATACTAATGAAACCCGCGAACTGACAGCAAGGATCGACGCTTTGAAGTCTGAGGCGGATCGATCAAGGGAACAGCACGCAGCCGAGGTCGCTAATCTCAACAACGCTGTTCAAGATGTGCAGTCAAAGGCCGACAAAGCCGAACAGTACGAGTCAGAAATCGCTGAGCTTCACTCAAAACTCAAGAATCTGAATTCGGAGGCCGATCAATCTAGTAAAAGGCATGCCGCTGAGATCGCCGGTCTCAACTGTGCTGTTCAagatgctgagaagaaggctgaaaAGGCTGAACAATATAGATCTGAAGTCGTCAAGCTTGAATCGGAACTCGAGACATTGAGATCAGAAGTGGAATCCACAAAAGAGCAGCGTGCCAATGAAGTCTCCGACTTGCATAAAAAAATTCAGGGCCTTCAATCAGAACTGGATAGTGCAAGGAAACAACATGAATCCGAAGTTGTTAAGCTTGAGTCCGCCAACGAGACGGTACGGGCAGAACTCAACACAGTGAAGGAACAATCTACACAAGACCTTGAAGCCGTGAGGGAGGATTACTCTTCGAAGTGCTCCGCGCTTGAGAATAGAGCGCAACAAGCTGAAAGTGAAGTCGAAAGGCTAGAAGCAGAGGCACGGAAGGCTGCACACGCGCTTGAAGAAGCACAAAAGGCGCTCGAGAAGGCGCTCCAGGAGaccaaggagaaagaagaagcccgccaGTCAGTACAATCCGAGCTTGAGGACCTCCTGATTGTATTCGGCGATCTTGAAGCTAAGAGGAACGAGGACAAG AAACGGCTGAAGGAGTTGGGTGAGGAAGTAtccgaagatgaggatgatgagggtgACGACGAGGGTGACGAGGAGCATGGGTGA
- a CDS encoding pentafunctional protein aromA (transcript_id=CADANIAT00001961), with amino-acid sequence MSNPTKISILGRESIIADFGLWRNYVAKDLISDCSSTTYVLVTDTNIGSIYTPSFEEAFRKAAAEITPSPRLLIYNAPPGEVSKSRQTKADIEDWMLSQNPPCGRDTVVIALGGGVIGDLTGFVASTYMRGVRYVQVPTTLLAMVDSSIGGKTAIDTPLGKNLIGAIWQPTKIYIDLEFLETLPVREFINGMAEVIKTAAISSEEEFTALEENAETILKAVRREVRPGEHRFEGIEEILKARILASARHKAYVVSADEREGGLRNLLNWGHSIGHAIEAILTPQILHGECVAIGMVKEAELARHLGILKGVAVSRIVKCLAAYGLPTSLKDARIRKLTAGKHCSVDQLMFNMALDKKNDGPKKKIVLLSAIGTPYETRASVVANEDIRVVLAPSIERKVKFWW; translated from the coding sequence ATGTCGAACCCTACAAAAATCAGCATCCTTGGCCGGGAAAGCATCATCGCTGATTTCGGGCTTTGGCGAAACTATGTGGCTAAAGACCTGATCAGTGACTGCTCCTCTACCACCTACGTCCTTGTCACTGATACGAATATCGGATCGATCTACACCCccagctttgaagaagctttTCGAAAAGCTGCCGCCGAGATTACTCCCTCCCCACGCCTCCTTATTTATAATGCTCCCCCCGGAGAAGTTTCCAAGTCCCGACAGACGAAGGCCGATATTGAGGATTGGATGTTGAGTCAGAACCCTCCATGTGGCCGCGATACCGTTGTAATTGCATTGGGTGGAGGAGTCATCGGAGATCTGACAGGATTCGTCGCTTCCACCTACATGCGCGGTGTCCGTTATGTGCAGGTTCCCACTACTCTTCTGGCCATGGTAGATTCATCGATCGGCGGGAAAACTGCCATCGACACTCCGCTGGGTAAGAACCTGATCGGCGCAATCTGGCAACCGACGAAAATCTACATTGACCTTGAGTTCTTGGAGACGCTGCCGGTGAGAGAGTTCATCAATGGTATGGCAGAGGTCATCAAGACGGCAGCAATCTCTAGCGAAGAAGAGTTTACAGCTTTAGAAGAGAACGCGGAGACAATCTTGAAGGCGGTCCGTCGCGAGGTCAGGCCAGGAGAACATCGGTTTGAGGGCATAGAAGAGATTCTGAAGGCCCGAATTCTGGCATCTGCGCGGCACAAGGCGTATGTTGTCTCAGCAGACGAACGTGAGGGGGGTCTCCGGAACCTTTTGAACTGGGGTCACTCTATTGGCCATGCCATTGAAGCCATTCTGACGCCGCAAATTCTCCACGGAGAGTGTGTCGCAATCGGCATGGTGAAGGAAGCAGAACTGGCCCGTCATCTCGGTATCCTGAAGGGCGTTGCAGTCTCCCGCATTGTCAAATGTCTCGCTGCTTACGGACTGCCCACCTCGCTGAAGGACGCTCGCATCCGGAAATTGACCGCCGGCAAGCACTGCTCGGTCGACCAGTTGATGTTTAACATGGCTCTTGACAAGAAGAACGATGGTcccaagaagaaaattgTCCTCCTTTCCGCCATTGGAACTCCATATGAGACCCGCGCCAGCGTTGTTGCCAATGAGGATATTCGCGTG